In the Diprion similis isolate iyDipSimi1 chromosome 2, iyDipSimi1.1, whole genome shotgun sequence genome, one interval contains:
- the LOC124416332 gene encoding kinesin-like protein unc-104 isoform X14, with protein sequence MSSVKVAVRVRPFNNRELSREAQCIIDMVGNTTSIINPKAPPGTKDAIKSFNYDYSYFSMDPNDENYSSQIMVYKDIGEEMLQHAFEGYNVCIFAYGQTGAGKSYTMMGKQEEGQEGIIPQICDDLFRKISRNSSDHLKYSVEVSYMEIYCERVRDLLNPKNKGNLRVREHPLLGPYVEDLSKLAVMSYQDIHDLIDEGNKARTVAATNMNETSSRSHAVFTIFFTQQRHDSTTDLITEKVSKISLVDLAGSERADSTGAKGTRLKEGANINKSLTTLGKVISALAEIAATKKKKKADFIPYRDSVLTWLLRENLGGNSKTAMIAAVSPADINYDETLSTLRYADRAKQIVCKAVVNEDANAKLIRELKEEIQKLRELLKQEGIDVQEGPDGKVTYEKKEPRDEPQTMKTSKREDDIKETRQRVPSHPASAIAEEAVDQLQASEKLIAELNETWEDKLKRTESIRLQREAVFAEMGVAVKEDGMTVGVFSPKKTPHLVNLNEDPFMSECLIYYIKDGFTRIGSAEANIPQDIQLCGPHILSEHCVFENHEGIITLMPKKGALIYVNGREITEPIVLKTGSRVILGKNHVFRFNHPDQVRERREKNSPAETPGNGETVDWNFAQIELLEKQGIDLKAEMEKRLLVLEEQFRKEKEEADQLFEEQRKNYEARIDALQKQVEEQSMTMSMYSSYTPEDFNNIEEDIFVNPLFDAESNWSEREFQLAAWAFRKWKYHQFTSLRDDLWGNAIFLKEANAISVELKKKVQFQFTLLTDTLYSPLPVDLLPAIEDEDDDERPFPRTIVAVEVQDTKNGATHYWTLDKLRQRLELMREMYHNEAELSPTSPDYNIETITGGDPFYDRFPWFRMVGRSFIYLSNLMYPVPLIHKVAIVNEKGDVKGYLRVAVQAVIEEENSEYSSGVRQSARISFEDDLFGNHRYNKRNTLLTQTLEKNQQNLLQEERVVEGSTEVKDSKESKDDEEVGDADSGRGDSSVSSDMKEEELPEHLQPGVEFTFRVTVLQAMGISTEYADIFCQFNFLHRHDEAFSTEPVKNAGKGNPPLGFYHVQNITVTVTKSFLEYLKTQPIVFEVFGHYQQHPLHKDAKLEYSARQPPKRMLPPSIPISQPVRSPKFGSVLPSPSTSHVHAKYDVLVWFEICELAPNGEYVPSVVDHSDDLPCRGLFLLHQGIQRRIRITIVHEHASELRWKDVRELVVGRIRNTPEPEEEDNDSSVLSLGLFPGEYLEIPGDDRCMFRFEAAWDSSLHNSALLNRVTSYGEQIFMTISAYLELENCGRPAIITKDLSMIIYGRDARVGPRSLKHLFSGHYRNQEANRLSGVYELVLRRASEAGVQRRQRRVLDTSSTYVRGEENLHGWRPRGDSLIFDHQWELEKLTRLEEVERVRHTLLLRERLGIDKVPFCNKTAHDFTKSEKEVCNMVAKATNEPHASPIKLKKSASKDVYEPWEMTDRERELATKCVKLIQGRIPSKEPIVLSDVSPGEDAITDMSTSMISSVMSTSSQESVYQHKCDGFKQPTGIIVRTRSKSCIFRLSSPERARLQELQDSMMAGESASQVNSMAPAPLGSSSPLKESLVLYVPEVEEIRISPVIARKGYLNILEHKTNGWKKRWVAVRRPYVFIFREEKDPVERALINLATAQVEYSEDQLAMVKVPNTFSVVTKHRGYLLQTLGDKEVYDWLYAINPLLAGQIRSKLARKGPGSNIAPITLAPPPEPQTQAK encoded by the exons ATGTCGTCGGTGAAGGTGGCGGTCCGGGTGCGGCCCTTCAATAACCGTGAATTATCCCGAGAAGCTCAATGCATCATCGATATGGTTGGCAACACGACGT CTATCATAAATCCGAAAGCACCACCTGGTACCAAAGATGCTATCAAGAGCTTCAATTACGATTACTCCTATTTTTCTATGGAC CCGAACGATGAAAACTACTCTTCACAAATAATGGTGTATAAGGATATTGGAGAGGAGATGTTGCAGCATGCATTCGAGG GGTACAACGTATGTATCTTTGCTTATGGTCAAACCGGCGCGGGAAAATCTTATACGATGATGGGAAAGCAAGAAGAGGGCCAGGAAGGAATTATCCCACAAATATGTGACGATCTGTTTAGAAAAATCAGTAGAAATTCAAGTGATCATCTCAAATACTCCGTTGAAGTGAGCTACATGGAAATATATTGCGAACGAGTGCGTGATTTACttaatccgaaaaacaaaGGAAATTTACGAGTCAGAGAACATCCACTGCTGGGTCCTTATGTCGAAGATTTATCTAAGTTAGCAGTGATGTCGTATCAAGATATTCATGATCTTATTGACGAAGGCAATAAAGCcag GACTGTTGCGGCTACAAACATGAACGAAACATCCAGCAGATCCCACGCAGTgttcacaatattttttacacaacaAAGACACGACAGTACAACAGATCTAATCACGGAGAAAGTCAGTAAAATCTCACTGGTTGATTTGGCTGGCTCTGAAAGAGCAGATTCTACCGGTGCAAAAGGCACAAGACTCAAAGAAGGTGCCAATATCAATAAGAGTTTGACTACTCTGGGAAAAGTTATCAGTGCATTAGCTGAAATT GCG gcaacgaaaaagaagaagaaagcaGACTTCATCCCATACAGAGATTCGGTTTTGACATGGTTACTCCGTGAAAATCTTGGTGGAAATTCGAAGACCGCTATGATTGCAGCTGTTAGCCCAGCTGACATTAATTACGATGAAACTCTTTCCACATTGAG atatgCAGACAGAGCAAAACAGATTGTTTGCAAAGCTGTTGTCAATGAGGATGCTAATGCTAAACTTATTAgagaattgaaagaagaaattcagAAGCTGCGGGAGCTTCTAAAACAGGAGGGCATCGACGTACAAGAAG GGCCAGATGGTAAAGTCActtatgaaaagaaagaaccTA GAGATGAACCACAAACGATGAAAACTTCCAAGAGAGAGGACGATATTAAAGAAACAAGACAACGAGTACCATCACATCCCGCGTCTGCCATTGCCGAAGAGGCTGTAGACCAGCTACAAGCTAGTGAGAAACTTATAGCTG AATTGAACGAAACTTGGGAGGATAAAttgaaacgaacggaatcaaTACGTCTACAGAGAGAAGCTGTGTTTGCTGAAATGGGTGTCGCCGTAAAAGAAGACGGCATGACCGTTGGtgtattttcaccaaaaaagaCACCGCATTTAGTAAATCTCAATGAAGATCCATTCATGTCCGAGTGTCTCATTTACTACATTAAAGATGGTTTCACAAGAATTGGTTCTGCCGAAGCAAACATCCCACAGGATATACAATTATGTGGACCACACATTTTGAGCGAGCATTGTGTATTTGAGAATCACGAGGGTATTATCACATTGATGCCAAAGAAGGGAGCACTAATATACGTGAATGGCCGCGAGATCACAGAGCCAATCGTTCTCAAAACTGGATCTCGAGTAATATTGGGAAAGAATCACGTGTTTAGATTCAACCACCCTGATCAAg TGCGGGAGCGGCGTGAGAAAAATTCACCAGCTGAAACACCAGGCAATGGTGAGACTGTGGATTGGAATTTTGCACAGATTGAACTGCTTGAGAAACAAGGTATTGACTTGAAAGCTGAGATGGAAAAAAGACTATTAGTCCTCGAGGAACAATTCcgcaaagagaaagaagaagcagaTCAGCTCTTTGAGGAACAAAGGAAG AATTATGAGGCTCGAATTGACGCTCTACAAAAGCAGGTTGAAGAGCAGAGCATGACAATGTCTATGTACAGTAGTTACACACCAGAAGATTTCAATAACATTGAAGAAGATATCTTTG TCAACCCCTTATTTGACGCAGAGAGCAACTGGAGTGAGCGCGAATTCCAGCTAGCAGCATGGGCATTTCGCAAATGGAAATATCATCAGTTTACTAGTCTTCGAGATGACTTGTGGGGTAACGCAATTTTCCTCAAGGAAGCTAACGCCATTTCCGTAGAACTTAAGAAAAAG GTTCAGTTTCAGTTCACACTTCTGACAGACACATTATATTCACCATTGCCAGTTGACTTGTTACCAGCTATAGAGGATGAAGATGACGATGAGAGGCCCTTCCCTCGTACTATCGTGGCTGTTGAGGTCCAAGACACGAAAAATGGTGCTACACATTACTGGACTCTCGATAAGCTAAg GCAAAGACTGGAGTTAATGCGAGAAATGTATCACAACGAAGCTGAGTTGTCGCCAACTTCGCCAGACTATAATATTGAAACCATTACCGGTGGCGATCCCTTCTATGATAGATTCCCATGGTTCCGGATGGTTGGAAG ATCCTTCATATACCTGAGCAATCTTATGTACCCTGTACCACTTATTCACAAAGTTGCTATTGTTAATGAAAAAGGAGATGTAAAGGGTTACTTAAGAGTTGCTGTTCAAGCTGTTATCG AAGAGGAAAACAGCGAATATTCGAGTGGCGTCAGACAGTCTGCTCGTATATCATTTGAAGATGATCTCTTTGGTAACCACAGATATAACAAACGAAATACCCTTCTTACACAAACTCTTGAAAAGAATCAGCAAAATCTTTTGCAAGAAGAACGCGTGGTTGAAGGATCAACCGAAGTGAAAGATTCTAAGGAGAGTAAGGATGACGAAGAAGTCGGTGATGCTGATAGTGGCAGAGGTGATAGTTCCGTATCTAGTGATATGAAAGAGGAAGAATTGCCGGAACATCTCCAGCCTGGAGTTGAATTTACCTTTAGAGTGACGGTACTACAAGCAATGGGAATTTCTACAGAATATGCAGATATTTTCTGTCAATTCAA ctTTTTGCATAGACATGACGAAGCTTTCTCAACTGAACCTGTTAAAAACGCTGGTAAAGGAAATCCACCATTGGGATTCTATCATGTACAGAAT aTAACAGTGACAGTCACCAAATCTTTCTTGGAATACCTGAAAACTCAACCTATTGTATTCGAAGTATTTGGTCACTATCAACAGCATCCATTACACAAAGATGCCAAGTTGGAGTA CAGTGCTAGGCAGCCACCAAAGAGGATGCTTCCACCTTCTATTCCCATCAGTCAACCAGTTCGTTCACCGAAGTTTGGCAGCGTGTTACCATCACCTAGCACATCGCATGTTCATGCTAAATATGATGTGCTAGTGTGGTTCGAAATTTGTGAACTTGCCCCTAATGGAGAATATGTACCGTCAGTAGTTGACCACAGCGATGATTTACCTTGCCGcggattatttttacttcatcAAGGAATCCAACGTCGTATTCGTATTACGATTGTTCACGAACATGCATCCGAACTTCGATGGAAAGATGTGAGAGAACTTGTTGTAGGACGTATTCGCAACACACCTGAACCTGAAGAAGAGGATAATGATTCTTCAGTATTATCTCTTGGTCTCTTCCCTGGAGAGTATTTGGAAATTCCGGGAGATGACAGATGCATGTTTAGATTTGAAGCAGCCTGGGACAGCTCTTTGCATAATTCAGCATTATTAAACAGAGTAACATCCTACGGAGAACAAATCTTTATGACCATTTCGGCTTACTTGGAA CTTGAAAACTGTGGAAGGCCAGCTATTATAACGAAGGATCTCAGTATGATCATCTACGGGAGGGATGCAAGAGTCGGCCCACGATCTCTGAAGCATTTGTTTAGTGGTCACTATCGAAATCAAGAAGCTAACAGACTCAGTGGTGTCTACGAGTTGGTTTTACGACGTGCGTCTGAAGCAG GAGTACAAAGACGACAACGTAGAGTACTAGATACAAGTTCTACTTACGTTAGGGGTGAAGAAAACCTCCATGGATGGAGACCACGAGGTGATAGCTTGATTTTTGATCATCAATGGGAATTGGAAAAGCTTACTAGACTTGAAGAAGTAGAGCGAGTTCGGCACACTCTTTTACTCCGAGAAAGACTTGGAATTGATAAAGTTCCATTTTGCAATAAAACTGCACATGATTTTACCAAAAGTGAAAAA GAGGTATGCAATATGGTAGCAAAAGCCACTAACGAACCACATGCTAGCCCAATTAAACTCAAAAAATCTGCAAGCAAGGATGTCTATGAGCCTTGGGAAATGACAGATCGAGAGCGAGAACTTGCTACCAAATGTGTAAAGTTAATACAGGGGAGAATTCCCAGCAAAGAGCCAATCGTTTTGTCAGATGTTTCACCTGGGGAGGATGCTATAACTGATATGTCTACATCCATGATTTCATCAGTTATGTCTACGTCATCACAAGAGTCAGTATATCAACACAAATGTGATGGTTTTAAACAG CCGACAGGAATAATAGTCCGGACCCGATCTAAGTCGTGCATCTTTAGGTTGAGTTCTCCGGAGCGTGCTCGGCTCCAGGAACTCCAGGATAGTATGATGGCCGGGGAATCTGCTAGTCAAGTAAACAGTATGGCTCCAGCACCCCTTGGTTCTTCGTCACCATTGAAAGAAAGTTTAGTTCTATATGTACCAGAGGTTGAAGAAATTCGCATCAGCCCTGTTATTGCCAGGAAAGGATATTTGAATATCTTGGAACATAAAACTAATGGCTGGAAGAAACGATGGGTG GCTGTTCGTAGGCCTTACGTTTTTATCTTTAGAGAGGAAAAAGATCCGGTTGAACGAGCATTAATCAATCTTGCTACTGCACAAGTTGAATATTCTGAGGACCAATTAGCAATGGTCAAAGTACCTAATACATTCAG CGTGGTAACTAAACATCGAGGTTACCTGCTCCAAACACTTGGTGATAAGGAAGTCTACGACTGGCTTTATGCTATCAATCCGTTACTTGCTGGACAAATTAG GTCAAAACTGGCTCGCAAAGGTCCTGGTTCCAATATCGCTCCTATTACGCTAGCTCCACCTCCAGAACCTCAGACACAAGCTAAGTGA